In Pseudoxanthomonas indica, the following are encoded in one genomic region:
- a CDS encoding OprD family outer membrane porin has protein sequence MDAMSLKKARAGRPRLMMLLLASALPLSAAAQTSTPTAPPAATTAAADTPVTSSTELGQTPIDEAFGPRDHADWVRETRRKAFEDTHWDIQLRTFYLDRDKYDDTQSEAWALGGSVGFKTGYFRDRFAFGATGYTSQKLYGPEDKDGTLLLQTGQEGYTVLGEIYGEFLLNEDTRLSIGRRGFDTPYLNRNDARMTPNTFEAITVQGLYGGEDGKAEWRFGGGYFDEIKERTSEEFVSMATDAGAPAGIERGVYALGGNVKAGDFSFGAIDYYSDDIINIFYAEGKYAIPLADKLKLQFAVQYSDQTSTGDELLRGTDFSADQWGGKAELAWHGALFSAAYTRAGGDTNMQNPWSGYPGYTSVQVEDFNRDGEKAWMLRAGYTFESIKGASIYALYVDGSDPQAPGDYAKNETDFNVQWTIPEGIFKGLMLRLRYAHVRQDDPMGTNLDDLRLMIYYDPPKF, from the coding sequence ATGGACGCGATGTCATTGAAAAAGGCGCGTGCCGGCCGGCCGCGCCTGATGATGCTGCTGCTGGCGAGCGCCTTGCCGCTGTCGGCGGCGGCGCAGACCAGCACGCCCACCGCTCCGCCGGCAGCCACCACCGCTGCCGCCGACACGCCGGTGACGTCCTCGACCGAACTGGGACAGACCCCGATCGACGAGGCCTTCGGCCCGCGCGATCACGCCGACTGGGTACGGGAAACGCGGCGCAAGGCGTTCGAGGACACCCATTGGGACATCCAGCTGCGCACCTTCTATCTGGATCGGGACAAGTACGACGACACCCAGAGCGAAGCCTGGGCGCTGGGTGGATCGGTGGGCTTCAAGACCGGCTATTTCCGCGATCGTTTCGCCTTCGGCGCCACCGGCTACACCTCGCAGAAACTTTACGGCCCGGAAGACAAAGACGGTACGTTGCTGCTGCAGACCGGGCAGGAAGGCTACACGGTGCTCGGCGAGATCTATGGAGAATTCCTGCTCAATGAGGACACCCGCCTGAGCATCGGGCGGCGCGGCTTCGACACGCCCTACCTCAACCGCAACGATGCGCGCATGACCCCCAACACCTTCGAGGCGATCACCGTGCAGGGCCTGTACGGCGGCGAAGACGGCAAGGCGGAGTGGCGTTTCGGCGGCGGCTACTTCGACGAGATCAAGGAGCGCACGTCGGAGGAGTTCGTCTCGATGGCCACCGACGCCGGCGCGCCGGCCGGCATCGAGCGTGGGGTCTACGCCCTCGGCGGCAACGTCAAGGCCGGCGATTTCTCGTTCGGCGCCATCGACTACTACAGCGACGACATCATCAACATCTTCTACGCCGAGGGAAAATACGCCATCCCGCTGGCCGACAAGCTCAAGCTGCAGTTCGCCGTGCAGTATTCGGATCAGACCAGCACCGGCGATGAACTGCTGCGCGGCACCGACTTCTCCGCCGACCAGTGGGGCGGCAAGGCGGAGCTGGCCTGGCATGGCGCCTTGTTCAGTGCGGCCTACACGCGCGCCGGCGGCGACACCAACATGCAGAACCCCTGGAGTGGCTATCCGGGCTACACCAGCGTGCAGGTCGAAGACTTCAATCGCGATGGCGAAAAGGCCTGGATGCTGCGGGCCGGATACACCTTCGAGTCGATCAAGGGCGCCAGCATCTACGCCTTGTATGTGGACGGCTCCGATCCACAGGCACCCGGCGACTACGCCAAGAACGAGACCGACTTCAACGTGCAGTGGACGATTCCGGAAGGCATCTTCAAGGGCCTGATGCTGCGCCTGCGCTACGCGCACGTGCGCCAGGATGACCCGATGGGAACCAACCTGGATGACCTGCGCCTGATGATCTACTACGACCCACCCAAGTTCTGA
- a CDS encoding aspartate-alanine antiporter, with product MQWITSMLARYPELAVYLALGIGYWVGNLRLRGFSLGGVTGSLLAGMLLGWLFEVPVSGAAKSLVFLLFLFGIGYEVGPRFLSAMKGDGWRFAALGIFMPLVGLLIAWLVARHLRLDPGLAAGMLSGALTESPAMGTASEAIQALTIDAATKERYLAHVGVGDALCYVSGALGVILTCTVFGPALLRIDLAAHALTLEARYGITRVRSGVASAWQPFETRAYRVAATARIIGLSIAQAERSMEGKRLFVHGIRRDGALLDLEATTVIQPEDVIAISGRREVLVDLVGARATEVEDPALLDIPMASHEVFVSKPGWAGRTLEELGECDEVRAVFLRRIHRNGQSIPIGTRTTLERGDVLQVVGPEAAVAGAAAQLGEIIHATDSTDFVVVGLAIFVGALLGAVIAVPIGSITVTIGTSVGALLAGLVIGHVRVRRPLFGRVPDAAVKFMQSFGLAAFVAMVGLGAGPHFLGAIRESGLGLFLGGIVVTMVPLLTGLWFGRKVLKIDPLLLLGAISGAQTFTAGLAALQEKSDSSIAVIGYTGSVAVAHVFLTTWGTVIVIAMS from the coding sequence ATGCAGTGGATCACGTCGATGCTGGCGCGCTATCCGGAACTGGCCGTGTATCTGGCGCTCGGCATCGGCTACTGGGTCGGCAACCTGCGCCTGCGCGGCTTCTCCCTGGGCGGAGTCACCGGCTCCCTGCTGGCCGGCATGTTGCTGGGTTGGCTGTTCGAGGTGCCGGTATCGGGCGCGGCCAAATCGCTGGTGTTTCTGCTGTTCCTGTTCGGGATCGGCTATGAAGTCGGCCCGCGCTTCCTGTCGGCGATGAAGGGCGATGGCTGGCGCTTTGCCGCGCTCGGCATCTTCATGCCGCTGGTAGGCCTGCTGATCGCCTGGCTGGTGGCGCGCCACCTGCGCCTGGACCCCGGCCTGGCGGCCGGCATGCTGTCCGGCGCGCTGACCGAATCGCCGGCAATGGGAACCGCGAGCGAAGCGATCCAGGCGCTGACCATCGATGCGGCCACCAAGGAACGCTACCTGGCCCACGTCGGTGTCGGCGATGCCTTGTGCTACGTGTCCGGCGCCTTGGGCGTGATCCTGACCTGCACGGTGTTCGGGCCGGCGTTGTTGCGCATCGATCTGGCGGCGCACGCCCTGACCCTGGAAGCGCGTTACGGCATAACCCGCGTGCGCTCGGGCGTGGCCTCGGCCTGGCAGCCGTTCGAGACGCGCGCGTATCGGGTGGCCGCGACGGCGCGCATCATCGGCCTGAGCATTGCCCAGGCCGAACGCTCGATGGAAGGCAAGCGACTGTTCGTGCATGGCATCCGCCGCGACGGCGCGCTGCTGGATCTGGAGGCCACCACCGTCATCCAGCCCGAGGACGTGATCGCCATCAGTGGTCGCCGCGAGGTGCTGGTGGATCTGGTTGGCGCGCGCGCCACCGAAGTCGAAGACCCTGCCCTGCTCGACATCCCGATGGCCTCGCATGAGGTGTTCGTCAGCAAGCCCGGCTGGGCCGGTCGCACCCTGGAAGAGTTGGGCGAGTGCGACGAAGTGCGCGCGGTGTTCCTGCGCCGCATCCATCGCAACGGCCAGTCGATCCCGATCGGTACGCGGACCACGCTCGAGCGTGGCGACGTGCTGCAGGTGGTCGGCCCGGAAGCGGCCGTGGCGGGAGCGGCCGCGCAACTGGGCGAGATCATCCATGCCACCGACAGCACCGACTTCGTGGTGGTGGGGCTGGCGATTTTCGTGGGCGCACTGCTGGGTGCGGTCATTGCGGTTCCGATTGGCAGCATCACCGTCACCATCGGCACCAGTGTCGGTGCACTGCTGGCGGGCCTGGTGATCGGCCATGTGCGGGTGCGCCGTCCGTTGTTCGGGCGGGTGCCGGATGCGGCGGTGAAATTCATGCAGTCGTTCGGCCTGGCCGCGTTCGTGGCGATGGTCGGGTTGGGCGCGGGGCCGCATTTCCTGGGCGCGATCAGGGAATCCGGACTGGGCCTGTTCCTCGGCGGCATCGTCGTGACCATGGTGCCGCTGCTGACGGGCTTGTGGTTTGGACGCAAGGTGTTGAAGATCGATCCGCTGCTGCTGCTCGGCGCCATTTCCGGCGCGCAGACCTTCACTGCCGGTCTGGCGGCATTGCAGGAGAAATCGGACAGTTCGATCGCCGTGATCGGTTACACCGGATCCGTGGCGGTGGCGCATGTGTTCCTGACCACCTGGGGCACGGTGATTGTCATCGCCATGAGCTGA
- a CDS encoding mechanosensitive ion channel family protein, with translation MPAVEVVAILAVAWLLRRLLRGVIRRVCDRYGIATELAIGARRLLSVLIYTVATMLVLARLGVSGAALWTALTGFTAVAAIAFFAAWSVLSNLFCSLLILTTRPFRVQDHVELLEGGDKPGLGGRVVDINLLYTTLLETDGTHGDTVLQVPNSQFFQRITRRWRSGEPIRRQRIDS, from the coding sequence ATGCCCGCCGTGGAAGTGGTGGCGATACTCGCCGTCGCCTGGTTGTTGCGGCGGCTGCTGCGTGGCGTGATCCGGCGCGTCTGCGACCGCTATGGCATCGCCACGGAGCTGGCGATCGGCGCACGCCGCCTGCTCAGCGTGCTGATCTATACCGTTGCAACGATGCTGGTCCTGGCCCGACTGGGTGTGTCCGGCGCGGCCCTGTGGACCGCGTTGACCGGCTTCACCGCGGTGGCGGCCATTGCGTTCTTCGCCGCGTGGAGCGTGCTGTCCAATCTGTTCTGCAGCCTGCTGATCCTGACCACGCGGCCGTTCCGCGTGCAAGATCACGTGGAACTGCTGGAAGGCGGCGACAAGCCCGGCCTGGGCGGACGCGTGGTCGATATCAACCTGCTCTACACCACGCTGCTGGAAACCGACGGCACGCATGGCGATACCGTCCTGCAGGTGCCCAACAGCCAGTTCTTCCAGCGCATCACCCGGCGGTGGCGCAGCGGCGAGCCGATTCGGCGCCAGCGGATCGACAGCTGA
- a CDS encoding alpha/beta hydrolase translates to MPNDNDGKPNLIIDTLADAVGALRLDDDMHELAKAHGELEPKAIEKLSANEARQQPTIADAVKHLLQKQGRSTDPEALVPGVTRKSMSIPARGGPLHALVYTPQGARDVPAILYIHGGGWVIANAEVYDGGARGLAKQTGAVVVSVDYRQAPEHKFPAAWDDCVDAWRWLGENAAALGADPARLAIAGESAGGCMAVATAVEARQLGLVAPRHVLAVYPVAQTGSLNTVSYLENAIAKPLNRPMIEWFLGHLLRTDADKQDTRLDLEHAGLAGLPPVTIINATIDPLRSDGEHLKDALEAAGVSVERKIYTGVSHEFFGTAAVVAKAQEAQEYAGARLRASLGVARA, encoded by the coding sequence ATGCCGAACGACAACGACGGAAAACCCAATCTCATCATCGACACCCTGGCCGATGCGGTAGGCGCACTGCGCCTGGATGACGACATGCATGAGCTGGCCAAGGCGCATGGCGAACTGGAGCCCAAGGCGATCGAAAAACTCAGCGCCAACGAAGCCCGTCAGCAACCCACCATCGCCGACGCGGTCAAACACCTGCTGCAGAAACAAGGTCGTTCAACCGATCCGGAAGCGCTGGTGCCCGGCGTGACGCGCAAGTCGATGAGCATCCCCGCCCGCGGTGGTCCGCTGCATGCCCTGGTGTACACCCCGCAGGGCGCGCGCGACGTGCCGGCCATCCTCTACATCCATGGCGGCGGCTGGGTCATCGCCAACGCCGAGGTGTACGACGGTGGTGCGCGCGGGCTGGCCAAGCAGACAGGAGCGGTGGTGGTGTCGGTGGATTACCGGCAGGCGCCCGAGCACAAGTTCCCCGCCGCCTGGGACGACTGCGTGGATGCGTGGCGCTGGCTGGGCGAGAACGCGGCTGCCCTCGGCGCCGATCCTGCACGCCTGGCGATTGCCGGTGAGAGTGCGGGCGGCTGCATGGCCGTCGCCACCGCCGTCGAGGCCCGCCAGCTTGGCCTGGTCGCGCCGCGCCACGTGTTGGCGGTCTATCCCGTCGCGCAGACCGGCAGCCTCAACACCGTGTCGTACCTGGAGAACGCGATCGCCAAGCCGCTCAACCGGCCGATGATCGAATGGTTCCTTGGCCATCTGCTGCGCACCGACGCCGACAAGCAGGACACGCGCCTGGATCTCGAACATGCCGGCTTGGCGGGTTTGCCGCCGGTGACCATCATCAACGCCACCATCGATCCCTTGCGCAGCGATGGCGAGCATCTGAAGGATGCCCTGGAAGCGGCGGGCGTGTCGGTGGAGCGCAAGATCTATACGGGCGTCAGCCACGAATTCTTCGGCACGGCTGCGGTGGTGGCCAAGGCGCAGGAAGCGCAGGAATACGCCGGCGCGCGCTTGCGCGCCAGCCTGGGCGTGGCCCGGGCCTGA
- a CDS encoding cysteine hydrolase family protein: MEKGKTALLIIDMINRFDFEGGARLGRAAVHAAPRIAQLRERFEQAQAPVIYVNDNFAQWQGEFHDLVRACEAEGGHAAEIVERLSPRQGDYYILKPKHSAFLATALDVLLAKLKVRQLVLTGLSADSCILATAQDANMREFKLWIPSDCVGSRTEVLKKQALALIKGARLAETGSTRIIRGVFPAAS; encoded by the coding sequence ATGGAGAAGGGGAAGACAGCACTGTTGATCATCGACATGATCAACCGATTCGACTTCGAGGGTGGCGCGCGACTGGGGCGTGCCGCCGTCCACGCGGCGCCGCGGATCGCGCAGCTGCGCGAGCGTTTCGAGCAGGCGCAGGCGCCGGTCATCTACGTCAACGACAACTTCGCGCAATGGCAGGGCGAATTCCACGATCTGGTGCGTGCCTGCGAAGCCGAAGGTGGCCACGCGGCGGAAATCGTCGAACGCCTGTCGCCGCGGCAGGGCGATTACTACATCCTCAAGCCCAAGCACTCCGCCTTCCTCGCCACCGCGCTGGACGTGCTGCTGGCCAAGTTGAAGGTGCGCCAGCTGGTGCTGACCGGCCTGTCGGCCGATTCCTGCATCCTGGCCACTGCGCAGGACGCCAACATGCGCGAATTCAAGCTGTGGATACCGTCCGACTGCGTAGGCTCGCGCACCGAGGTATTGAAGAAGCAGGCGCTGGCGCTGATCAAGGGCGCGCGGCTGGCCGAGACCGGCAGTACGCGGATCATTCGCGGCGTGTTTCCCGCGGCGTCGTGA
- a CDS encoding zinc-dependent alcohol dehydrogenase, with amino-acid sequence MKALTYQGTRDVRVETVPDPSLVADDDIILRVTATAICGSDLHIYRGKIPGMKDGDILGHEFMGIVEAAGPGVERVKVGDRVVIPFVIACGECFHCLLNEYSACETTNPGHGAAMNAKGIKPPAALFGYSHLYGGVPGGQAELVRVPKANVGPFAVPDVLSDEQVLFLSDILPTGYQAVINAGIKQGSTVAIFGAGPVGCMAAASARMLGAETIFMIDHNQYRLDFARATYGVVPINFDEQDDPAEVIVEATSGRGVDASIDAVGFEAKGSTTETVLTNLKLEGSSGKVLRQCIAATRRGGIVSVPGVYAGFIHGFLFGDAFDKGLTFKMGQTHVQALLPELLEAIGEGKLAPEVIISHRMSLADAAKGYDIFNKREDDCRKVVLTP; translated from the coding sequence ATGAAAGCACTGACTTACCAAGGCACGCGCGACGTACGCGTCGAAACCGTCCCCGATCCTTCTCTGGTTGCCGACGACGACATCATCCTGCGCGTGACCGCCACCGCGATCTGCGGTTCGGATCTGCATATCTACCGCGGCAAGATTCCCGGCATGAAAGACGGCGACATCCTCGGCCACGAGTTCATGGGCATCGTGGAGGCCGCTGGCCCCGGCGTGGAGCGGGTGAAGGTGGGAGATCGCGTGGTGATTCCGTTCGTGATCGCCTGTGGTGAATGCTTCCACTGCCTGCTCAACGAGTACTCGGCTTGCGAAACCACCAACCCCGGGCATGGCGCGGCGATGAATGCCAAGGGCATCAAGCCGCCCGCCGCCCTGTTCGGCTACAGCCACCTCTACGGCGGCGTGCCGGGCGGGCAAGCCGAGCTGGTGCGCGTGCCCAAGGCCAATGTCGGGCCGTTCGCGGTGCCGGACGTGCTGAGCGACGAGCAGGTGCTGTTTCTCTCCGACATCCTGCCCACCGGCTATCAGGCCGTGATCAACGCCGGCATCAAGCAGGGCTCGACCGTGGCGATCTTCGGCGCCGGCCCGGTCGGCTGCATGGCCGCGGCCAGCGCACGCATGCTCGGCGCCGAGACGATCTTCATGATCGACCATAACCAGTACCGCCTCGATTTCGCCCGCGCCACCTACGGCGTGGTGCCGATCAACTTCGATGAGCAGGACGATCCGGCCGAGGTCATCGTCGAAGCAACCAGCGGGCGCGGCGTGGACGCGAGCATCGATGCGGTGGGCTTCGAAGCCAAGGGCAGCACCACCGAGACCGTACTGACCAACCTCAAGCTGGAAGGTTCCAGCGGCAAGGTGCTGCGCCAATGCATCGCGGCCACGCGGCGCGGCGGCATCGTCAGCGTGCCGGGTGTGTATGCGGGCTTCATCCATGGCTTCCTGTTCGGCGATGCGTTCGACAAAGGGCTGACCTTCAAGATGGGCCAGACGCATGTGCAGGCGCTGCTGCCCGAGCTGCTCGAAGCGATCGGCGAAGGCAAGCTGGCGCCTGAGGTGATCATTTCGCACCGCATGTCGCTGGCCGACGCCGCCAAGGGCTACGACATCTTCAACAAGCGCGAGGATGATTGCCGGAAGGTCGTGCTTACGCCCTGA
- a CDS encoding catalase gives MDAVPAEVDALAAQRAWNSDKPAEHGRKGATEPPEGEHFAAASAAVGASTTSESNDNDKLGGAAAPGVDTTTAPLSRVRNDATDQRLTTNQGVPVGDNQNSLKSGLRGPTLLKDFILREKITHFDHERIPERIVHARGSGAHGYFEAYEALTDLTRAAPFQQAGKVTPVFVRFSTVAGERGSKDTARDVRGFAVKFYTDEGNWDLVGNNIPVFFIQDAMKFPDLVHAVKAEPHHGMPQAASAHDTFWDFVSLMPESTHMLTWVMSDRGIPRSYRMMQGFGVHTFRLVNAEGQSVFCKFHWSPKLGTHSLVWDEAVKISGADPDFHRRDLWEAIEAGDFPEWELGLQIFSEEQAEAFSFDVLDATKIVPEELVPVRPVGRLVLNRNPDNFFAETEQVAFCTAHVIPGIDFSNDPLLAGRIHSYVDTQISRLGGPNFHEIPINSPIAPVHNNQRDGMHRQAIHRGRVSYEPNSLGGGCPFQAGGAGFVSFAEPPQGDEVRAKPEKFAEHFAQATLFYESQSPAEQRHIAAAFRFELSKLTVPAIRVRVVSMLRNVSEELAAQVASGLGMPLPEPMPRAFKGKLTPEVTASPTLSLLARPGEEGIRSRKIAAFVHAGSDVAALATLQAALTGAGASVRVVGPHVGTLQGEGGDIDADASFENEPGFLFDAIAVIGGDQPVEALSGDGRVLEHLRDAYRHGKPLLATGMAARVLSMAGIDVEDDQDPAVVIAGDALSEEGVRPFVEAITAHRNFDRETDPSLV, from the coding sequence GTGGATGCGGTGCCCGCTGAGGTGGATGCACTGGCGGCGCAGCGGGCATGGAATTCGGACAAGCCTGCCGAGCACGGCCGCAAGGGCGCGACGGAGCCGCCGGAAGGCGAGCATTTTGCCGCGGCCTCGGCAGCGGTCGGCGCCAGCACCACCAGCGAATCCAATGACAACGACAAACTGGGCGGGGCGGCGGCTCCTGGCGTGGACACCACGACCGCGCCGTTGTCGCGCGTGCGCAACGACGCCACCGATCAGCGCCTGACCACCAACCAGGGCGTGCCGGTCGGCGACAACCAGAACAGCCTGAAGTCCGGCCTGCGTGGCCCCACGCTGCTCAAGGACTTCATCCTGCGCGAAAAGATCACCCACTTTGATCACGAACGCATCCCCGAGCGCATCGTGCACGCGCGTGGCTCCGGGGCGCATGGCTACTTCGAGGCGTATGAGGCGCTGACCGATCTGACCCGCGCCGCTCCGTTCCAGCAGGCCGGCAAGGTCACGCCGGTGTTCGTGCGCTTTTCCACCGTGGCCGGCGAGCGCGGCTCCAAGGACACCGCCCGCGATGTGCGTGGCTTCGCGGTCAAGTTCTACACCGACGAGGGCAACTGGGATCTGGTGGGCAACAACATCCCGGTGTTCTTCATCCAGGACGCGATGAAGTTCCCGGACCTCGTGCATGCGGTCAAGGCCGAGCCGCACCATGGCATGCCGCAGGCGGCCTCGGCGCACGACACGTTCTGGGATTTCGTGTCGTTGATGCCCGAGTCGACCCATATGCTCACCTGGGTGATGTCCGATCGCGGCATCCCCCGCAGTTACCGGATGATGCAGGGTTTTGGCGTGCACACGTTCCGTCTGGTCAATGCGGAAGGCCAGTCGGTGTTCTGCAAGTTCCACTGGTCGCCCAAGCTGGGCACGCACTCACTGGTGTGGGATGAGGCAGTCAAGATTTCCGGCGCGGATCCGGATTTCCACCGCCGTGATCTGTGGGAAGCAATCGAGGCCGGCGACTTCCCGGAGTGGGAGCTGGGGCTGCAGATCTTCAGCGAAGAGCAGGCCGAGGCCTTCAGCTTCGACGTGCTGGACGCGACCAAGATCGTGCCCGAGGAACTGGTACCGGTGCGTCCGGTCGGTCGCCTGGTGCTCAATCGCAATCCGGACAACTTCTTTGCCGAGACCGAGCAGGTCGCCTTCTGCACGGCGCATGTCATTCCCGGCATCGACTTCAGCAATGACCCGCTGCTGGCCGGGCGCATCCACTCCTACGTGGATACGCAGATCAGCCGTCTGGGCGGACCCAACTTCCACGAGATTCCGATCAACTCGCCGATTGCGCCGGTCCACAACAACCAGCGCGATGGCATGCACCGGCAGGCGATCCATCGCGGCCGCGTCTCCTACGAACCCAATTCGCTGGGCGGCGGCTGTCCGTTCCAGGCCGGCGGCGCGGGCTTTGTCTCGTTCGCCGAGCCACCGCAGGGCGATGAAGTGCGCGCCAAGCCGGAGAAGTTCGCCGAGCATTTCGCCCAGGCCACCCTGTTTTACGAGAGCCAGTCCCCGGCCGAACAGCGGCATATCGCGGCGGCGTTCCGCTTCGAGCTGAGCAAGCTGACCGTGCCGGCGATTCGCGTGCGCGTGGTGTCGATGCTGCGCAACGTGTCCGAGGAGCTGGCCGCGCAGGTCGCATCGGGCCTGGGCATGCCGCTGCCCGAGCCGATGCCGCGCGCGTTCAAGGGCAAGCTCACGCCGGAAGTGACCGCGTCACCGACGCTGTCCCTGCTCGCCCGTCCCGGTGAGGAAGGCATCCGCAGCCGCAAGATTGCCGCGTTCGTGCACGCAGGCAGCGATGTCGCCGCTCTGGCGACCCTGCAAGCGGCGCTCACCGGAGCGGGCGCGAGCGTGCGCGTGGTGGGGCCGCATGTCGGCACGCTGCAGGGCGAAGGCGGCGACATCGATGCCGATGCCTCGTTCGAGAACGAGCCGGGATTCCTGTTCGATGCCATTGCCGTGATCGGCGGCGACCAGCCGGTGGAAGCACTGTCCGGTGACGGCCGCGTGCTGGAGCATCTGCGCGACGCTTATCGCCATGGCAAGCCGCTGCTGGCCACCGGCATGGCGGCGCGGGTGTTGTCGATGGCCGGCATCGATGTGGAGGATGACCAGGATCCGGCCGTCGTGATCGCCGGCGACGCGCTGAGCGAGGAAGGCGTACGTCCGTTCGTCGAGGCAATCACCGCGCATCGCAATTTTGATCGCGAGACCGACCCGTCGCTGGTCTAG
- a CDS encoding PQQ-binding-like beta-propeller repeat protein — MTTATSRKNEATVQQVDVLREYGPFGGAAQVAGVSHDGTQVWAALGSRLVAFDPADGRERQSLAVPADAGTAFDGKHLYQLAEARIDKIDPATGKVLASIPAPGEGRDSGMAWAEGSLWVGQYRDRKIHQINPDTGAILRTIESDRFVTGVTWADGELWHATWEGDDSELRRIDASDGRVLERLQLPSGIHVSGLEFDGTDTFYCGGGNTAKVRAVRRPQRAA; from the coding sequence ATGACTACCGCAACCTCCCGCAAGAACGAAGCCACGGTGCAGCAGGTCGATGTGCTGCGCGAATACGGTCCCTTCGGCGGCGCCGCCCAGGTCGCCGGTGTTTCGCACGACGGCACGCAGGTCTGGGCCGCTCTGGGCTCACGCTTGGTCGCCTTTGATCCGGCCGATGGTCGTGAGCGCCAGAGCCTGGCCGTGCCCGCTGACGCCGGCACCGCATTCGACGGCAAGCATCTGTACCAGTTGGCCGAAGCACGCATCGACAAGATTGATCCGGCCACGGGCAAGGTGCTGGCCTCGATTCCCGCACCGGGTGAAGGGCGCGATTCCGGCATGGCCTGGGCCGAGGGCAGCCTGTGGGTCGGCCAGTACCGGGATCGCAAGATCCATCAAATCAATCCGGACACCGGCGCAATCCTGCGCACGATTGAATCCGATCGCTTCGTCACCGGTGTGACCTGGGCCGACGGCGAACTCTGGCACGCCACCTGGGAAGGCGACGACAGCGAGCTGCGCCGGATTGATGCCAGCGATGGCCGCGTACTGGAACGCCTGCAACTGCCCAGCGGCATCCATGTCAGTGGGCTGGAGTTCGACGGCACCGACACGTTCTATTGCGGCGGCGGCAACACCGCCAAGGTACGCGCCGTGCGCCGGCCCCAACGCGCGGCCTGA
- a CDS encoding helix-turn-helix domain-containing protein: MDSLIAAAGRALMAGDAITALKHVALREEPPAVALRGIAMAQLGDYPRARELLRRAGRGFGTHEALARARCSVAEAEVALAMRDLAHSPRGLLTAVQDLLARGDPSNAWHAQLIGIRRQLLVGRIDAAETALEGLPIDAMPHALAASAHLATAEVALRRVRIQVAGHALQCARHAAEAAGIPALLAEVQALQAALQRPAARRIRAGEQQPLRLAQVEALFESASLVVDGCRRGVRIDGHWYGLTRRPLLFDLLRELAQAWPGDVERTALIGQVFRSWMPDETHRARLRVEMGRLRKLLAPHVRIEATPRGFQLQAYDDRDVVLLAPPTDEDHSPLSASLLALLADGQPWSTSALTLAVGDSQRTVQRSLADLEAAGQVRSVGRGRAQRWLAAPLRGFTTILLLPSALPL; the protein is encoded by the coding sequence ATGGACTCCCTCATCGCTGCAGCCGGCCGGGCCTTGATGGCCGGTGACGCCATCACTGCGCTCAAGCATGTGGCCCTGCGCGAGGAGCCGCCGGCGGTGGCCCTGCGCGGTATCGCCATGGCCCAGCTGGGCGATTATCCGCGTGCCCGCGAGCTGCTGCGCCGCGCCGGGCGCGGCTTCGGGACACATGAGGCTTTGGCGCGGGCCCGTTGCAGCGTCGCGGAAGCAGAAGTGGCGCTGGCGATGCGCGACCTGGCCCATTCCCCGCGCGGGCTGCTTACTGCGGTGCAGGATTTGCTGGCACGCGGTGACCCGAGCAACGCCTGGCATGCCCAGCTGATTGGCATCCGCCGGCAGTTGCTGGTGGGCCGGATCGATGCGGCTGAGACGGCCTTGGAAGGCCTGCCCATCGACGCAATGCCGCACGCGCTGGCGGCCAGTGCCCATCTGGCGACCGCCGAAGTGGCGCTGCGTCGCGTGCGGATCCAGGTGGCGGGCCATGCACTGCAATGCGCACGGCATGCTGCAGAAGCGGCCGGCATTCCGGCGTTGCTGGCCGAAGTGCAGGCACTCCAGGCGGCGTTGCAACGGCCGGCGGCACGACGGATCCGTGCAGGCGAGCAGCAGCCACTGCGTCTGGCGCAGGTGGAAGCCCTGTTCGAGAGCGCGAGCCTGGTGGTGGATGGTTGCCGTCGCGGCGTGCGCATCGATGGTCACTGGTATGGCTTGACCCGGCGACCGCTGCTGTTCGACTTGCTGCGCGAACTGGCACAGGCCTGGCCTGGGGATGTCGAGCGCACGGCGCTGATTGGCCAGGTGTTCCGCAGCTGGATGCCCGATGAGACGCATCGCGCGCGCCTGCGGGTGGAGATGGGTCGTCTGCGCAAACTGCTGGCGCCGCATGTGCGGATTGAGGCGACGCCACGCGGCTTTCAACTGCAGGCGTACGATGATCGCGACGTGGTGCTGTTGGCGCCGCCCACCGATGAGGATCATTCGCCATTGTCGGCCTCGCTGCTGGCACTGCTTGCCGATGGCCAGCCCTGGTCCACTTCCGCATTGACGCTCGCGGTGGGCGACAGTCAGCGCACCGTGCAACGCTCGCTCGCGGATCTGGAAGCCGCCGGCCAGGTACGCAGCGTCGGTCGGGGACGCGCGCAGCGCTGGCTGGCGGCGCCCTTGCGCGGATTCACGACGATCTTGTTACTCCCGTCCGCGCTGCCACTCTGA